A stretch of the Saccharolobus caldissimus genome encodes the following:
- a CDS encoding thermopsin: MRLLNILFLAMLILPLFSFFTLSLPLYGQIQLPPRYYFYISDNVTQGNGIDVIFYASSPITFMIMTPSQFYQFNQTGLSQSIYSTTTNSLSRFFPLKSGQYYIVFDNNISNNPVTLNYYILIRPLPTGIADYGLKVNNGVISPYIEKIKSVIGAVEINKLLAYNSTPPAGISQYSASIQLNVVLQVNTIGGSQQLWLQNVIQIYTNNYSYRFVDNIWNLTGKISILSNSSVKGNGIVYVTNDGNDYYVYGTNFSTLLIPSLKYLLINTSYTSQGPMISFGYMNQSGLPIWYDNVTILIPNTLSAYILVDGYNFTAGGFAYDAELILGGGGNGEFTFFNESNVELAMIYQYLNGTLAPPKFLFPFGLDTEESADNLYTVSYNGVYLVSSGYQVINNLNENVSQLRFNVVNYTKVTDQNFPYVFTINVSGGVLPYKLNVTISNSSGNELSGYTYVLFPSVLTYYLPLNPLSPGNYTIKIKLIDFNGNLKSYEFPLTINPPLKVQILNVTNYTDLALPYFNFTSIISGGTKPYNITITISNDSGILSETYKIMNYTSIAYYTVNMKGYSIGKYTIQIEIKDYAGSINISKYNFTINPNPYISTLSYTNETDKGLREVIKAIGKGGSGSLVYYWYVNNSLVSSGIGDELYNFTPSNIGEYNITVMVKDVLGVSSAKSFIIRVNPDPVAELSVPKTTIDSGAEFPVNATVSLGTPPYYISWYINGSYVGNGSFKELDLSSIGVYIITVTVRDSAGYIINVSKPVSVVSPPSLSVKEQTQGNFIQYNTSITLSASVNGGTNTYYLIFLNGKLVGNYSSTTQLQLKLQNGENNITLIAKDLWGKTAVKTLIVNSGYNYVNIGIIVGIILIIVIVIALLISKRK, encoded by the coding sequence ATGAGATTGCTTAACATACTATTCTTGGCAATGTTAATTCTTCCATTATTTTCCTTTTTTACTTTATCTCTACCTTTATATGGCCAAATACAATTACCTCCTCGTTACTATTTCTATATTAGTGATAATGTTACACAAGGAAACGGTATTGACGTAATTTTTTACGCATCATCACCAATAACTTTCATGATTATGACTCCTTCACAATTTTATCAATTTAATCAAACAGGTTTATCTCAGTCAATATATTCAACTACTACTAATTCCCTTAGTAGATTCTTTCCTCTTAAAAGTGGACAATATTATATTGTTTTCGATAATAACATTAGTAATAATCCTGTTACGTTAAATTACTATATTCTAATAAGACCCTTGCCTACTGGTATAGCCGATTACGGTCTTAAGGTTAACAATGGTGTTATCAGTCCTTATATAGAGAAGATTAAAAGTGTAATAGGTGCTGTTGAGATTAACAAATTACTAGCGTATAATTCAACACCACCGGCTGGTATAAGTCAATACTCTGCATCCATTCAGTTAAATGTAGTTCTTCAGGTTAATACGATAGGTGGTTCTCAACAACTTTGGTTACAGAATGTTATACAAATTTATACCAATAATTATTCCTACAGATTTGTAGATAATATATGGAATTTAACTGGTAAAATCTCAATTCTATCTAATAGTAGTGTGAAGGGTAATGGAATAGTTTACGTTACTAATGACGGAAATGACTATTACGTATATGGTACCAATTTCTCCACACTATTAATACCCTCTTTAAAATACTTACTCATAAACACATCATACACTTCTCAAGGTCCCATGATATCTTTTGGGTACATGAACCAGAGTGGTTTACCCATATGGTACGATAATGTCACCATATTGATACCTAATACGTTATCAGCATATATCCTTGTAGATGGTTATAACTTCACTGCGGGAGGATTTGCTTACGATGCAGAGCTAATATTAGGTGGTGGAGGTAATGGTGAGTTTACATTCTTTAATGAATCAAATGTGGAATTAGCTATGATCTATCAATATTTAAACGGAACTTTAGCACCCCCTAAATTCCTCTTCCCCTTTGGTCTGGATACTGAGGAATCCGCAGATAACTTATATACTGTTTCATATAATGGTGTTTATTTAGTGAGTAGTGGTTATCAAGTTATAAATAACTTAAACGAAAACGTATCACAGTTAAGATTTAACGTTGTTAATTACACTAAAGTTACAGACCAGAATTTCCCATACGTATTTACTATAAACGTCTCTGGTGGAGTTTTACCGTATAAGTTAAACGTTACAATTAGCAATAGCAGTGGAAACGAGTTATCTGGATATACTTACGTTCTATTCCCCTCTGTATTGACGTATTATTTACCCTTAAATCCGCTTTCTCCAGGTAATTATACTATTAAAATAAAACTTATTGATTTTAATGGAAATTTAAAATCTTACGAATTCCCGCTTACAATAAATCCGCCCTTAAAAGTACAAATACTTAACGTAACCAATTATACAGATCTTGCATTGCCATACTTTAACTTTACCTCTATAATAAGCGGAGGTACTAAGCCATATAATATCACTATTACAATATCTAATGATAGCGGGATATTATCAGAAACGTATAAAATCATGAATTACACTTCAATTGCATATTACACAGTAAACATGAAGGGTTATAGTATAGGAAAATATACCATTCAAATAGAAATTAAGGATTACGCAGGTAGTATAAATATTTCAAAATATAATTTCACTATCAATCCCAATCCCTATATTTCTACATTAAGTTATACCAATGAGACAGATAAGGGATTAAGGGAAGTAATAAAGGCTATAGGTAAAGGGGGATCTGGAAGCCTTGTATATTACTGGTACGTTAATAACTCTTTAGTAAGTAGTGGAATTGGGGATGAACTGTATAATTTCACGCCTTCTAATATTGGCGAATATAACATTACTGTTATGGTAAAAGACGTTCTAGGGGTATCGTCAGCAAAGAGCTTTATTATAAGGGTTAACCCTGATCCCGTAGCTGAGTTATCAGTACCTAAAACTACTATAGATTCTGGAGCTGAGTTTCCAGTTAACGCTACAGTATCTCTAGGAACACCACCCTACTATATTTCTTGGTATATTAACGGAAGTTATGTGGGTAATGGATCCTTTAAGGAACTAGATTTAAGCAGTATAGGAGTTTATATAATAACGGTGACGGTTAGGGATTCTGCAGGTTATATAATAAATGTGAGTAAACCAGTGTCAGTAGTCTCACCTCCTTCGTTAAGTGTTAAAGAACAAACTCAAGGAAACTTCATTCAGTATAATACATCAATTACATTATCGGCTTCAGTTAATGGCGGAACTAATACGTATTATCTTATCTTCTTAAACGGTAAACTTGTAGGTAACTACTCATCAACAACCCAGTTACAACTTAAGTTGCAAAACGGTGAAAATAATATTACGCTAATAGCCAAAGATTTATGGGGTAAGACTGCTGTGAAAACGTTAATAGTTAACTCTGGATATAATTACGTAAACATAGGAATTATTGTGGGTATAATCTTAATAATAGTTATAGTTATTGCATTACTAATTAGCAAAAGAAAATAA
- a CDS encoding IS1 family transposase: MGRKPVFRQDLTCPSCGSHHVVKCGKSWGRQKFLCRDCGKRFLGDASRHHYHKRVKEEALRMYANGMSMRAISRVLNVPLGTVFTWVKRYGGRKYEKLVDLWNKAKEFVKGKVVTKVVDEMWTYLYRNTRAFYKWVFTCYVFTSLGLYLVYSVGDRDENTFSEIKMYLPDEGRWVSDDYNVYFWLKDHTIVSPVNPNEGLHSSLRDRLVRFKRATKAVNRSISMIKYSIALVLWERRLIPEFIP, translated from the coding sequence ATGGGTAGGAAGCCTGTATTTAGGCAAGACTTAACTTGTCCTTCTTGTGGTAGTCATCATGTTGTTAAGTGTGGTAAGTCTTGGGGTAGGCAGAAGTTTTTGTGTAGGGATTGTGGTAAGCGTTTTTTGGGTGATGCTTCTAGGCATCATTATCATAAGAGGGTTAAGGAGGAGGCTTTAAGAATGTATGCTAATGGTATGAGTATGAGGGCTATTTCTAGGGTTCTTAACGTACCTTTGGGTACTGTTTTCACTTGGGTTAAGCGTTATGGTGGGAGGAAGTATGAGAAGCTAGTTGACTTATGGAATAAGGCTAAAGAGTTTGTTAAGGGTAAGGTTGTTACTAAGGTTGTTGATGAGATGTGGACGTACTTGTACAGAAACACTAGGGCTTTCTACAAGTGGGTCTTCACTTGTTACGTTTTCACGAGTCTTGGACTCTACCTAGTTTACTCTGTTGGTGATAGGGATGAGAATACTTTCAGTGAGATTAAAATGTACTTACCGGATGAGGGTAGGTGGGTGAGTGATGATTACAACGTTTACTTTTGGTTAAAGGATCACACGATTGTCTCACCCGTTAACCCCAACGAGGGGCTACATTCCTCACTAAGGGATAGGCTTGTACGCTTTAAGAGGGCAACAAAGGCAGTGAATAGGAGCATAAGCATGATAAAGTACTCCATAGCACTAGTCTTATGGGAGAGAAGGCTAATCCCAGAATTTATACCCTAA
- a CDS encoding nucleotidyltransferase family protein, with protein sequence MEIEWKYKNAFRKALKLIERYYPDYALIGRFARNFYAPPETTLDIDFLVNLDDYERLAEFIEYVSSQYQITPNDIGHWQYVVIIEGIKIDLVKPPAYRITEEFISKRRQIKIKGVGKIYIASPEDLAVLYAISSKQRGIKDIIKAKDIIKYSIARNDFSEEYFLKKCKENNVEYLCLSMLSNI encoded by the coding sequence GTGGAGATTGAATGGAAATATAAAAATGCTTTCAGAAAAGCGCTGAAGCTTATAGAGAGATACTATCCAGACTACGCACTTATAGGAAGATTTGCAAGAAATTTCTATGCACCACCAGAGACAACATTAGATATAGACTTCCTAGTAAATCTAGACGATTATGAAAGATTAGCGGAATTTATCGAATATGTATCTTCACAATATCAAATAACTCCCAATGATATAGGGCATTGGCAATATGTAGTAATTATAGAAGGTATTAAGATTGACTTAGTTAAACCTCCAGCATATAGAATAACTGAGGAATTTATCTCAAAGAGGAGGCAAATTAAAATTAAAGGAGTGGGAAAAATTTACATCGCGTCACCAGAAGATTTGGCTGTACTTTATGCAATATCTTCTAAACAGCGAGGCATAAAGGATATTATAAAGGCTAAGGATATTATAAAGTATTCCATAGCGCGAAATGATTTCAGTGAAGAATATTTTTTAAAGAAATGTAAGGAAAATAATGTGGAATATTTATGCTTATCTATGCTTTCTAATATATAA
- a CDS encoding aspartyl protease family protein, which yields MGLIYIDGIVKNERGESEKVRFLIDSGAYYTVLKKEVWQKLGLKEISHVSLILADGTTIERGVSEAIIELPPYGERHSPVILGESEDENLLGVVTLEIFGLVLDPLKREIRQGRIIMK from the coding sequence GTGGGTTTAATTTACATTGATGGGATAGTGAAAAATGAACGTGGAGAAAGTGAAAAAGTTAGGTTCTTAATTGACTCTGGTGCTTATTATACTGTTCTAAAGAAGGAAGTATGGCAAAAATTGGGCTTAAAGGAGATTTCTCACGTATCACTAATCTTAGCTGATGGTACAACTATAGAGAGGGGAGTTTCTGAAGCCATAATAGAATTGCCACCTTATGGTGAAAGACACTCACCAGTAATCTTAGGTGAGAGTGAGGATGAGAATTTATTAGGCGTAGTAACTCTCGAAATCTTTGGATTAGTCCTAGACCCTTTAAAGAGGGAGATAAGACAAGGTAGGATAATAATGAAGTAA
- a CDS encoding transposase — translation MSWNNLEGEIRDSKMFMKFLGGKVPPKSTVFFFYKRLQETVVDEGETMRTTLMDELNKALNKVIKEYREKGFELEVGREKR, via the coding sequence ATCTCTTGGAATAACTTAGAGGGAGAAATTAGGGATAGTAAAATGTTCATGAAATTCCTGGGTGGGAAAGTCCCACCAAAGAGCACAGTATTCTTCTTCTATAAGAGATTACAAGAAACAGTTGTCGATGAGGGGGAAACAATGCGGACAACCCTAATGGATGAGTTAAACAAGGCCTTAAACAAGGTGATCAAAGAGTATAGAGAAAAGGGCTTCGAACTTGAAGTAGGGAGAGAAAAACGATAG
- a CDS encoding Eco57I restriction-modification methylase domain-containing protein: MKGTTDNEDKISTPFHIALYMVSKLFSNPSPNARVLDAGCGEGVFIEAIIKWYSEQGIELPEIVGVEIDHKLAEKARKKFNNISKVKIIEDDFLTVEEEKLGGKFDYIISNPPYISYEKISPEKRKLYKSIFETAVGRFDTYMLFLERALNLLKPGGRMVFLTPEKYLYVISAGKLRKLLSKYRVVEIELINAFEGILAYPTITVIEKIPSDKQTIIKNREGKVISIFLPKDGSPWLTSTGNLNYKLKLKDIALRISPGVATGRDEIFVIPKSKLPKSLEPYAYPTISGNELSAFKPGEAINYDKLNYVMLVPYSRDGTLIEDKALIDYLSKWRDKLESRHIVRIGKKKWYAFHEDPPLNYILKPKILWKDISKEPTFYVDERGEIVPRHSVYYMVPSDSSIIPRLIKYLQTEEVKDWLKANCQRAANGYIRLQSHVIKNLPVPDNLVRGVEIWLGKTL; this comes from the coding sequence ATGAAGGGAACGACAGATAATGAAGACAAAATTTCAACACCTTTTCACATAGCCCTATATATGGTAAGTAAGCTCTTCAGTAATCCGAGTCCTAACGCTAGAGTTTTAGATGCCGGTTGTGGAGAAGGTGTATTCATCGAGGCAATCATCAAATGGTATTCTGAACAAGGAATTGAACTTCCGGAAATAGTGGGAGTTGAGATAGATCATAAATTAGCTGAAAAGGCTCGTAAAAAATTCAATAATATTAGCAAGGTAAAAATTATAGAAGATGATTTCCTTACTGTTGAAGAGGAAAAACTAGGAGGAAAATTCGATTACATTATAAGTAATCCCCCATATATTTCTTACGAAAAGATAAGTCCAGAGAAGAGGAAACTGTATAAATCCATATTTGAAACAGCCGTAGGAAGATTTGACACTTACATGCTCTTTTTAGAAAGAGCCCTAAACTTACTTAAGCCAGGGGGTAGAATGGTCTTTCTGACTCCAGAGAAGTACCTTTATGTTATATCAGCCGGGAAATTACGTAAACTACTATCTAAATATAGAGTAGTAGAAATAGAGCTAATTAACGCCTTTGAGGGTATATTAGCCTATCCCACGATAACCGTAATTGAGAAAATACCCTCAGATAAACAAACGATAATTAAAAACAGAGAAGGTAAGGTAATTAGCATATTTCTACCTAAAGACGGATCACCTTGGTTAACGTCCACTGGGAATTTAAACTATAAGCTTAAACTTAAGGATATAGCTTTAAGGATAAGCCCAGGAGTAGCTACGGGGAGGGATGAGATTTTCGTAATTCCTAAGAGTAAATTGCCTAAGAGTCTTGAACCATATGCTTATCCCACTATTAGTGGTAATGAACTATCAGCGTTTAAACCTGGAGAAGCCATCAATTACGATAAGCTTAATTACGTTATGCTAGTCCCTTATTCCCGTGATGGTACACTAATTGAGGATAAGGCTTTAATAGATTACCTATCTAAATGGCGTGATAAATTAGAATCCCGACATATAGTAAGGATTGGAAAGAAAAAATGGTACGCTTTTCATGAAGACCCTCCCTTAAATTACATCCTTAAGCCTAAAATATTATGGAAGGATATTTCAAAGGAACCTACATTTTACGTTGATGAAAGAGGTGAGATCGTACCTAGACATAGCGTGTATTATATGGTACCGTCAGATTCCTCTATAATACCGAGGTTAATTAAATACCTTCAGACTGAAGAGGTTAAGGATTGGTTAAAGGCTAATTGTCAAAGGGCTGCTAATGGATATATTAGGCTTCAATCCCACGTTATAAAAAATCTTCCAGTACCAGATAATCTAGTTCGAGGAGTTGAAATTTGGCTAGGGAAAACGTTATAG
- a CDS encoding PaREP1 family protein — MEGYLDYKNNSKGYIYAKLYDSLVEGKLALEMLQKGLLQNASSKAFLSVKSAISALIVKNLNEIIKSKNEKEKYWYENVGYSAPATGLIGISKDLKNLSIDAENVIRIALSLHKFSYNGFDPNFVDYRNSEEVISDIKEVTEWLLNLKYYFSDFWDEKLEKAKKELEELLKNTFN, encoded by the coding sequence ATGGAAGGATATTTAGATTATAAAAATAATTCTAAAGGTTATATTTACGCTAAATTATACGATAGTTTGGTTGAAGGCAAATTAGCTTTAGAGATGTTGCAAAAAGGCCTGTTACAGAATGCTTCTTCAAAGGCATTTTTAAGTGTAAAATCTGCTATTAGTGCACTAATTGTAAAGAATCTTAATGAGATTATCAAATCAAAAAATGAGAAGGAAAAGTATTGGTACGAAAACGTCGGATATTCAGCACCTGCAACAGGATTAATAGGAATATCAAAAGACTTGAAAAACTTAAGCATAGACGCTGAAAACGTGATAAGAATTGCTTTATCTTTACACAAGTTCTCGTACAATGGTTTTGATCCTAATTTTGTTGATTATAGGAACTCTGAAGAGGTAATAAGTGACATAAAAGAGGTCACAGAGTGGTTACTTAATTTAAAATATTACTTTAGCGATTTTTGGGACGAAAAGTTAGAAAAAGCAAAGAAGGAGTTAGAGGAATTATTAAAAAATACGTTCAATTAA